A segment of the Oncorhynchus tshawytscha isolate Ot180627B linkage group LG06, Otsh_v2.0, whole genome shotgun sequence genome:
AGTCATAtcatttttctccctccctccgtacaCATACCCAGTCCAGCCCTACACAAACAAACTCCCTTGCACACACTGCCTAACCCTAGACTGTGTATTGAATTTACTTCTCTCTCTTTGCATTTCAGGTTTACATgccaaaaaagaaaacaaaaaacttGCTTAAGTACGGGATTGTGATCAAGCAGGACTCGATCACGCATTTGACACCCGTGGCTGAGGAGGGGGGGCTGGCCCACAAACTGGGGGGCAACAACGGGCATGCCTTCTTCAGCCAAGACGGCTCAGACTACTACCCCCCTCCCCAAAGCCAGAATGGGTCGTCCCACAAAGCCACGGGCCCCGAGCAGGATGAGCCAGAGGGCTACGAGAAGCGCGGCGTAGGGTTGGACTTTGCCATCCTGGATAgcaccttcctcctctctcaggtCTTTCCCACTCTCTTCATGGGCATGATCGTTCAGTTCACAAAGTCCGTCACTGCCTATATGGCCTCCTCCGCCATCTTTGGCATCATCGCTATCTATCTGGCCAACCACATCATCTTTGACCAAAAGGACCTCAAGAGCTGAAAGAACCAGGAACCAAGAGTGAAGGAATGCACCCCTGGCTGCACTACCACTCCCTGCGCTTGCAACGCTCCAGTGTCTTCGCTGACCGTTGCCATGGCATTACCAATGAATTGCAATGAGGCAGCCCGTTTAtacgtttgtgtgtatgtgtgcggcAGGAATGAAAGGAAAATGTATACCCATGACAATTGTTCCCTCCAGAATTTACTGCAGCTAGTTACTGTGTCTACAAGAGAGAGACTGTGTCTGTGTATTTAGAGTGTCTCTCACCTTGTTCCTCTCAGACACGTAGATGGCCTCTCAGAAGGgtcatttctccttctcctcagGTACAGCTAGCTTCACAGCATGAGCGGACTCCATCGGCCCTTAGACAACTGGAATACAGATTTATTACCATTTCACTCTCGTCTATGTGAGGAGTTTGTCAATGCTATATATTTAAAACAGTCTGCTgttagggctggattcaatccgtaCTGTGGAAGATCTGtgttaaaatgtaaatgtaatttccgAATAAGCCGAcagcatttaccgtgaatgcagtacGCGGGAATGCGGGAACATTGCCTATAACGTGGATCTTCCGTGATACTTCTGCAATATGGATCGAATCCAGCCCTTAGTCAAAGTCAACAGGAGATTATTGCCCACTTCTCATGCAGACTGGCCAAGAGAGAAAAATACCCAATTTGGAGAGCCCATCACCTGCTTGGGAAAGGATCTGGGCTCACATAGCTCCATGCTGCTAATGTAGGGGCATTTCTGTCTGTTTGTTATTCTCAGCCAGGTTGTGCTTGCAGTCACAATGGGTGGATTATGCATTGCTTACTGAAACATACATGTTATCACACACGTGATAAGTCCAATGAGACCATTGGACTTGTTCGTCAAGAAACTGCAAATAGAAAAATTGGGAATAACTGGGGTAACTGGCCCCTAGTTTTGGATGGTTTTTGATAATAAGCAGGtttactgtatatattttgtatatgaattcatatatttatattcctATGGGAATTTCTTATGCAACCTGTTTGGGTGAGGTCATCTGTGTAACTGTGGTGTTGTTAGAATGAAGTGGCTCAATGGCATCATTGCATTTTTGTTTGAAGTCTGTCATCTCAGGATAGTCACCTCTTTTCTAGAAATTTCAGACAGTgccatattgtgctatttattaCATCATTTCTACTGCCACTATCACGTTCAATCTGAAATGACACTAGGAAAGTAAATGAGGTGAATTAACCAATGCTGTAAAAAATTCAGGTGCACTTCTTTTTGGAAACTCAATTAATATTCCCATGAGCAAAATACCAAAAAGTCATACTAGCAACACTGCAGTGTTACAGTGAACTGGGTTACTGAAAATAGTTTTGGTATGCAAGATGACAGTTTTTTTGTGTTCTGTCATATTTTTTATGCTTTTCTCATTGTACATCTCTTTGGAAGGTCAACATGGGTCtgtgaaaaggtgtgtgtgtgttttttgttgttgtttattttactatccttgtggggaccagaagtcctcacaaggatagtaaaacaaggaaaattcggACAAGTGGCGACATTCCaccggtccccacaaggaaaaaggctgaTTTAGAGgtaagggttagaattagggtttggAGTAAGTGTTAGGTTTAGAGTTCAGGTTTAGGGactcaattgtttggtccccacaaggatagtaaaacaaacttgTGTGTGAATTTCATAGCGCAGTGGAGAGAGCAGGGCAACATGACATGACTTTGGATGCAGTCTCTCCTGGAGTTCCAGTCACCTAACAGAATACTGCACACAAATAATAGCTATAAGCTACAGACTTTCTGTATCTCATCTGCTGCTGTACactgtggccagtttattaggtacaaccATTTAGTACTGGGTCGGACACCCCTTTGCCtctagaacagcctgaattcttcggggcatggaAACTTCGCTCAACTGTTACCGTTGACACCAAGCAGGATTGGGCCATGGACTCATATTgtttacgccaaatcctgacacAACAGGAACTGTGATTTGTCAGATCAGGCTATGTTtctccactcctcaattgtccagtgttggtgattgcgtgcccactggagacgcttcttcttgtttttagctgataggagtgaaATCCGGTGTGGtggtctgctgcaatagcccatccgtgacaaggactgaCAAGTTGTACCGTTCTTTTCCTGTTTGTGAcccacctgttagcttgcacgattcttgtcattctccttcgacctttcatcaacgagctgttttcacccatACGACTGCTGctaactggatgttttttgtttgtcgcaccattctcggtaaaccctagacactgcctggccgtttctgagatactggaaccggtgcgcctggcaccgacgatcacgCCATGCTCAAAGTCGCTTATGTCACTCGTTTTGCCAATTCGAccgttcaatcaaacagtaactgaatgcctcgatgcctgtctgcctgctttatatagcaagccaaggccaggtgactcactgtctgtaggagcgaaccattttcatgaacagggtggtgtacctaatacacacacagtaatcaaaatatattgtggCCTTCAGTTATTCTTCAAACTTGGAGTTTTGTTAGTAAAACGCTTGTGTTACAATcaatatgttatgttatatgcaTTCGGTGTATGATTTGCCTACTTTTTCTGACTTTCAATCAGAAATATGGCTGTATAATAACCAAACATAATGTAATAGCTCATTTATGCAATGATGAGATTGGCTAAATACACTTGTTTTTTGTAATATTTCATTGGCAGTTAGTGAAAGATAATACCACGTCACTCATCGTTGAAAACCAATTACTAAACAGACATGGTAACTTTTTGAAAATAACAGTTGACTTTGAGAAAATTCCCCCAGCACACAGACAAGTAAATACTAATCTGACGTACTGTAGAGCATATGGACATACTGCCATGCGCCTTGGGAATATAGCAACGTTTTGCAAGTGCCTctagaaatgtttttattttttggaCATAACTATTTATTTATTGTTCTTTTAAAAATCATAAGCACATGTTAAAGTATTTAGCATTATTTTTTGTTGCATCTGTCAAAAGTGTAAAGTGCAAAAGCTATTTCTGTGAAAAACCAATTATAAATTGTTATTTTTTGTGTAGATGTGGTAAGAGACATCTTGACTTCAGCGctataatttatttgaattttctTCCATCCCACTCGTTCATCGTGGGTTGCTTACACTCAGATAGCTTATTGATCTCGACTGCTGTCAATGTGTCCCTGTAGGATGGCAAAGTTATACTACGTATCATTATTTCATTGCGGCACTGTAAGTTGTCAGGAATCCAACTCAACTCACAAAGTTGATGATTTCCTGGTTTACCTTGCAGAATAGTACATTAATATTTAAACACATGGTTTTGTTTTAGCTTTTAAGTTGTTGGTTTCATCCGGACTATTTCCTCTATGAGTTCTGGTTTTAAAGGAGCAACTTTGCTGGATGTGCATGTCTTCGTGATGACTAATACCTTTGCAGAGTATGGTAAACAACCTGTTGTATCCTTATTTATTAGTAAACAGGAAGTAGTCAATACTGTTGCATCAGGATAATTTATAACCACTGTATTGTTTCTCTGTGTTGAGTTTCCCCTATATTTCGTTATGTTGATATTTGTtagacatacactatatatacaaaagtatgcggacaccccttcaaattagtggattctgctatttcagccaaactcgttgctgacaggtgtataaaatcgagcacacagcattTCAGTCTCcatacaaacattggcagtagaatggccttactgaagagcttagtgactttcaatgtggcaccgtcataggatgccacctttccaacaagtcagtttgtcaaatttcggcgctgctagagctgccccggtaaactgtaagtgctgtttttgtgaagtggaaatgtcccggagcaacaacagctcagctgcgaaTTGGTAGGCCACACATGCTCACAGAAAGTTGCCACCGGGTGCTGAAGAACAtagcgcataaaaatcatctgtcctcagttgcaacactcattactgagttccaaactgcctctggaagcaacgtcaacacaataactgttcatctggagattcatgaaatgggtttccatggctgagcagccacacacaagcctaagatcatcatgcgcaatgcgtccattggagtggtgtaaagctcactgtcATTGGACTCTGGTGCAGTGGAAATGCAGTCTCTGGAGtgctgaatcacgcttcaccatctggcagtccaacggacaaatctgggtttggcgtatgccatgagaatgctacctgccaacTGTAATGcagtcaactgtaaagtttggtggatgaggaataatggtctggagctgtttttcatagttcgggctagaccccttaaTTCCAgttaagggaaatcttaacgctacagcatacaatgacattctagacaattctgtgcgtACAACTTTGTTGCAACCGTTTGGGgaagtccctttcctgtttcagcatgtcaatgcccctgtgcacaaagcgaggcccatacagaaatggtttgttgagatcgttgtggaagaacttgactgacctgcacagagccctgacctcaatcccgttgaacacctttgggatgaattggaacgctgactgcaggcctaatcgcccaacatcagtgcccaacctcactaatactcttgtggctgaatggaagcaagtccccgcagcaatgttccaacatctagtggaaagccttcccagaagaatggaggctgttatagcagcaaagggggggcaactccatattaatgccaatgattttggaatgagatgttagacaagcaggtgtccacatacttttggtcatgtagcgtAAGTAACCATTGAATTTCAATAACTTAACAACAGTGTTGTGGTTCTTTAATTATGTGTCCAAATGCCCAGTGTTTAGGTTAGTTGGGTCTCAAGATAGCAAGTGCCAAGGGTCACATTTAAGATGGCTTTGGTTAATTGACAAAACTGTTTTGTAAATGTGCTGGGGTGTATAAGACTTAATCAGGGATCTATTCACATTGGTCCTATTTGCTGAGGACTGTATGATTATGAATCTGCTATTATGTCCTCAGTTTTAATTGATGCTCTAAATGTGTTGTTCTTTGTGTTTTCAGCCTTCATAAAAATCATATAAGATTATTTTGATTATAAATCCCTCAGCTTGGGTATTGTGCAGTCACCAAATAGATTGTttttaatacaaaataaatgtactGCATTGAAAAATGCTTGTCTGAGATTTTGTATGTCACTGAGAACAACTTTGTCTGTCGAAATGTTTTGAACTATGGTCAATGGTGGTTGCGCATGAAGCACAGTTAAAACCTTGGAGATAGCGCCATCTATTGGAATTCCCAACCAACTGGATGACATTGAGGGGACCGGTGGAAGCGCGCCACTGACGTATAGGCATATGCTCCATGGTGTCATCATTACAAAGAAAATATGATATGCATTTATGTTTCAGGGGAAGGAATAGTCTATGAGAGACGTTTCGGGTAACTAAATTACGCACCACTGTGCTCATGAATGCATCTTACTTTAATTGTAAGTCTATTCAAGTGTTTTAAGAGAATAATTGGTTTGGAAAGTTCTTGAACCAGCAGCATAGGAAGTGGCCCCCAAGGGTGCCATTGCTCTCCGGTGACAAGTGGACTGTTTTTACACCTTCCTTCTAAATAAGGAAGCAGCCTGTCAGACATATGACCACCGACCCAATTTGGGAGCTGCCAAAGTGTCCATCATGTTCCGCAGTTGCTTAACGCCACCCAATGCGATCTCTCCCTTCCTCGGTTTCACGGGCGCTGTGACAGTGTTCGGTTGAACTCTCCACAGACTTGGCACTGCAATTCAGCGCCTCTTTTCTTGCTTGCTTGCAACTTCACTCTCCCCATCCTCCGCCCTTGTATTATTCGAAGGGGCAGCAGTGAACTCAGCATGATGTAATCTAGAGATGCGATAGCCTGGCAAGGTGAAACAGGGTTTTGGTGAGTGGTGTTCTCCACGGCCTGCGTTgcccacagagagagggaggcgcGGGGCTGCAAAACATGGTAATCATCACCGCCACCATCTCAAGCACTGCCACGCGCACTCCCATTTCTACTCCTCTGCATTGGGGCTGTCGTCTCATGCCCAGACCCCTGATCAGCTTTCCAAAAATAATCCTCTGCCAGCATGCCGAAGGAAGAAAAACAAGAAGAGTGGTATTTTTAGGGCCATTCATTTTGACCACGTGCCCCGAAGGTAAACCGGATGGCCATTGCGCAAAGGTTCCTCATCAGTATGTCCTACGAGGCCAGCACGCACTGGACGTTGACTGCGATTGTTCTCTTGGGGTTCATAGTAGGGATTGTGTCATCATATCCTATTCCGAGCAGGACAAATGCAACGTTATTGGAGAAAAGATGGGAGACCCTCTTCTCCCGCTCCATTCTGGGCATCTCGGGGGAGAAATCGGACCTGAACTGGGAGAGTGACTATTTGCTAGGTATCAAAAGAGTCCGGAGGCTCTACTGCAACGCGGGTATCGGGTTTCACCTCCAGGTCCTCCCAGACGGGAGGATAAATGGTGTACATAATGAAAACCAGTACAGTGAGTTGCTTCCACAGATGTAACGCAATATACATCACATAAAGGGGCCGTCGTTGATAATTATGGATCTAACAGCATCTATAGCCCATTTTGCATGATATGTCATCAGCCGCGAAGGGAGCATTGAATGTCTTCTAGAGCAAAGACAAATCTATTAAAAACAGTATCCATCAGTGCTAACTGTCTCCTTAATCTCAAACATGACATGAATGTATGGACGTATTTAGACAACAACCTATTTTTACACTGGCTCCTACAGCGGCCGAGAAACTAACAGTCACCGTACCGTGTACGTTCAAAAGGGCAATTATTAAGTCCACATGATAGCCTAAACCTATACATTTCTGAGCATATATCGAAAATTGAACGTGGGAATTTATATAGAACAAAGACTCAGCATCCTGTGTAGCAATCTGCAAGGTTACACCCACCGGCGCACAGCATATGCTATAACCACTATGAACCATATTTTGTACCTATCTGATCGGATGTATTTTTCCAATATCTAATATCTGGTATTTTGTTCAATTAGGTCTAATAGAGATCTCAACGGTAGAGCGAGGAGTGGTTAGCTTGTATGGGGTAAGGAGTGAGCTGTTTGTCGCAATGAATAGCCGAGGAAGGTTATACGGAACGGTAGGTATGCACAGTTggctattccatttattttcctGCAATATTTGTTAATGGCTCCGAGAATAGTGGTCTTTGCTATTACGCTATGACTGGTCGGGTTTTATTTGCATGTCATATTAACTATTGGGTGTGCCTATCTTAACGTGTGCTGTGAATTATGTGAGAATAAATATGATAATGGAATGGTAGGCTATTTGGTATTGTTAACGATATGTTCCCCCAATCTTATTATGCATTCTTTTGAAATTATAAGTAGTAAACGAGCTAAGGGCCTGTTAATGGTCGAGTTGCCTTCGGCTATAATGATGAGGTTAACAGACGCATAATTGTGTCACGCGCTGTAATACGGCCCTGCGTGCGAGGGAAAGCCCCCGATACTCCAGAACCTGTCATCGGGACCTGGGACTGTATGCAATTAGTTCTTTAAATATGAATATTAGGCCTATTTACATGTTAGCCATAGCCTATGAGTGTAACCTATCACTGATCGAAGTGCATCCTTTGATTATGGACATTGAACCAGGAGTCAGGAATGATGATTTCAAAAGTGATTCCATTAGGGTATCTCTGACGGACGTCATTAGGCAGTCTTGTTGGAAGTCCCAGCACATCCCGTCTTTTCACAACGTATTATTGCagaacattttcaaaaatgtctatcCAACAAATACTCTGAAAAATATTGTTAGACAATTGTTTAGACAATTAAACAAACACGATTAGCAATGAACAAAGTGCAAGGTGCGCACAAGAAGGCCCACAGCTCTCCAATTGCGCATGAATGAACAGTCCCCCCCAAAATACACTTACAAAGTGTATGCAATTAAAAACCTTTTGGCATCGATCATTTCACAAATAACACATTGGTTAATATGCTAATTAATTACCCATATGGGTGACAAATAAGTGTCACAGCAGTGCTACCTGTGCGTAATACCCCAGCTATTGATGTTTAAAGGGATGGTTCACATTTGCCTCATCTTATTAATACACAAAAATAAGTCAATAGACCCAGGGAGTAAGCAAACCAACATGTGTTTTTGTTCAGTAAGCTGCAGTTTAGCATTGTCTTTATCAAGCACAACGTGTGGGAGTGGTAGGGCCTCTGTTAGCATGCTCCAATAGCACAAATTACTCCAAAACAGCAACATTCACATTGTAATTTCCTTTGAAATTGAATGAATATGATATGTCAAGATGATCTCAGTTGATTTAAAGTTTTGAGTTCCAGTTTTCAAAAAATATGTGGTAAATGTAATTTTCGTTAGATATCACCTCAAGGACATACGTTTACTGTTTTATAAACACTTTTATTTCTTATGAATTTTAGATTGAGCAAGAGATGTACTAGTCTT
Coding sequences within it:
- the LOC112252583 gene encoding fibroblast growth factor 6-like, with product MAIAQRFLISMSYEASTHWTLTAIVLLGFIVGIVSSYPIPSRTNATLLEKRWETLFSRSILGISGEKSDLNWESDYLLGIKRVRRLYCNAGIGFHLQVLPDGRINGVHNENQYSLIEISTVERGVVSLYGVRSELFVAMNSRGRLYGTTVFHDECKFRESMLPNNYNAYESSVYRGSYIALNKHGRLKRGKKATTAMTVTHFLPRI